From Dermochelys coriacea isolate rDerCor1 chromosome 23, rDerCor1.pri.v4, whole genome shotgun sequence, one genomic window encodes:
- the FUZ gene encoding protein fuzzy homolog isoform X5 translates to MGEEGGSVTLLCLTASSGVPLFCRSMGAPSKHQLPFPVIGSLNGVHMFGANLDVLLTAACTTNTHVVWRVFHNSITLIVLSSEEGASDFALGRLLDNAFSAMVLILGLEELVNVRNIERLKKDLRACYKLIDSFLAPLERSGDLTQCVECVPVPHGAALQECLEAFAGAAESRFGCLLAGGQLALATELWWQLAPQELLLLSWLVASLPPHTARDYPIYLPHGSPTVPVDPSGAEKQSELSATPRIGGGGPVPQVPRPRPAPLLRPGRHPLLPLGGQPSPPTGAFPGRLPTPRPPLLRGERHTQGLRHPCPPAPAVPAPGASRAHLRPAPPGRPHPAAPHRGHCLLRRWPGRRRVSSGCSVGLSCVQKTGSDQWPIQLCVQPTAARCPRGHEQNKGGSLDNRVTHPRRLTNTG, encoded by the exons atgggagaggaggggggctcTGTCACCCTGCTCTGCCTCACAGCCAGCAGCGGGGTCCCCCTGTTCTGCCGCAGCATGGGGGCTCCCTCCAAGCACCAG ctgccgTTTCCGGTGATCGGCTCCCTGAATGGGGTGCACATGTTCGGGGCGAACCTGGACGTTCTGCTGACGGCAGCCTGCACCACGAACACCCATGTGGTGTGGAGGGTTTTCCACAACAG CATCACCCTGATCGTCCTGTCATCGGAGGAAGGAGCCAGTGACTTCGCCCTGGGGCGCCTGCTGGACAATGCCTTCAGCGCTATG GTGCTGATCCTGGGCTTGGAGGAGCTGGTGAATGTCCGCAACATTGAACGCCTCAAAAAGGACCTGAGG gcctgcTACAAGCTGATCGACAGCTTCCTGGCACCCCTGGAGCGGAGCGGGGACCTGACGCAGTGTGTGGAGTGTGTCCCTGTGCCCCACGGCGCCGCCTTGCAG GAGTGCCTGGAAGCCTTCGCGGGTGCGGCCGAGAGTCGCTTTGGCTGCCTGCTGGCTGGGGGCCAGCTTGCGCTGGCCACAGAGCTCTGGTGGCAGCTGgccccccaggagctgctgctgctgagctggcTGGTGgcctcactgcccccccacacGGCGCGGGATTACCCCATCTACCTGCCCCACGGCAGCCCCACG GTTCCTGTTGATCCATCGGGAGCAGAGAAGCAGTCAGAGCTCAGTGCAACCCCCAGGATCGGGGGGGGAGG gccTGTCCCCCAGGTGCCGCGCCCGCGCCCTGCGCCACTTCTACGCCCTGGTCGCCACCCGCTACTTCCCCTGGGAGGGCAGCCCAG CCCCCCCACAGGAGCCTTTCCAGGCCGGCTTCCCACACCGCGCCCGCCACTGCTACGTGGTGAGCGCCACACACAAGGCCTACGCCATCCatgccccccagcaccagctgttCCTGCTCCTGGCGCCTCACGTGCCCACCTTCGCCCTGCGCCCCCTGGCCGCCCGCACCCTGCAGCGCCTCACCGGGGACACTGCCTGCTGAGACGCTGGCCCGGACGAAGGAGGGTTTCTTCAGGCTGTTCTGTAGGATTATCATGCGTGCAAAAGACTGGGTCCGACCAATGGCCCATCCAGCTCTGTGTCCAGCCAACAgcggccaggtgccccagagggcatgaacagaacaaggGTGGATCACTCGACAATCGCGTCACCCATCCCCGGCGCCtgacaaacacaggctag
- the FUZ gene encoding protein fuzzy homolog isoform X2 produces MGEEGGSVTLLCLTASSGVPLFCRSMGAPSKHQLPFPVIGSLNGVHMFGANLDVLLTAACTTNTHVVWRVFHNSITLIVLSSEEGASDFALGRLLDNAFSAMVLILGLEELVNVRNIERLKKDLRACYKLIDSFLAPLERSGDLTQCVECVPVPHGAALQECLEAFAGAAESRFGCLLAGGQLALATELWWQLAPQELLLLSWLVASLPPHTARDYPIYLPHGSPTVPHRLLTCQLLPGLEACLICGPSPALHTVENEVPVDPSGAEKQSELSATPRIGGGGPVPQVPRPRPAPLLRPGRHPLLPLGGQPSPPTGAFPGRLPTPRPPLLRGERHTQGLRHPCPPAPAVPAPGASRAHLRPAPPGRPHPAAPHRGHCLLRRWPGRRRVSSGCSVGLSCVQKTGSDQWPIQLCVQPTAARCPRGHEQNKGGSLDNRVTHPRRLTNTG; encoded by the exons atgggagaggaggggggctcTGTCACCCTGCTCTGCCTCACAGCCAGCAGCGGGGTCCCCCTGTTCTGCCGCAGCATGGGGGCTCCCTCCAAGCACCAG ctgccgTTTCCGGTGATCGGCTCCCTGAATGGGGTGCACATGTTCGGGGCGAACCTGGACGTTCTGCTGACGGCAGCCTGCACCACGAACACCCATGTGGTGTGGAGGGTTTTCCACAACAG CATCACCCTGATCGTCCTGTCATCGGAGGAAGGAGCCAGTGACTTCGCCCTGGGGCGCCTGCTGGACAATGCCTTCAGCGCTATG GTGCTGATCCTGGGCTTGGAGGAGCTGGTGAATGTCCGCAACATTGAACGCCTCAAAAAGGACCTGAGG gcctgcTACAAGCTGATCGACAGCTTCCTGGCACCCCTGGAGCGGAGCGGGGACCTGACGCAGTGTGTGGAGTGTGTCCCTGTGCCCCACGGCGCCGCCTTGCAG GAGTGCCTGGAAGCCTTCGCGGGTGCGGCCGAGAGTCGCTTTGGCTGCCTGCTGGCTGGGGGCCAGCTTGCGCTGGCCACAGAGCTCTGGTGGCAGCTGgccccccaggagctgctgctgctgagctggcTGGTGgcctcactgcccccccacacGGCGCGGGATTACCCCATCTACCTGCCCCACGGCAGCCCCACG GTCCCCCACCGGCTTCTCACCTGCCAGCTGCTGCCCGGCCTGGAGGCCTGCCTGATCTgcgggcccagccctgccctgcacacCGTGGAAAACgag GTTCCTGTTGATCCATCGGGAGCAGAGAAGCAGTCAGAGCTCAGTGCAACCCCCAGGATCGGGGGGGGAGG gccTGTCCCCCAGGTGCCGCGCCCGCGCCCTGCGCCACTTCTACGCCCTGGTCGCCACCCGCTACTTCCCCTGGGAGGGCAGCCCAG CCCCCCCACAGGAGCCTTTCCAGGCCGGCTTCCCACACCGCGCCCGCCACTGCTACGTGGTGAGCGCCACACACAAGGCCTACGCCATCCatgccccccagcaccagctgttCCTGCTCCTGGCGCCTCACGTGCCCACCTTCGCCCTGCGCCCCCTGGCCGCCCGCACCCTGCAGCGCCTCACCGGGGACACTGCCTGCTGAGACGCTGGCCCGGACGAAGGAGGGTTTCTTCAGGCTGTTCTGTAGGATTATCATGCGTGCAAAAGACTGGGTCCGACCAATGGCCCATCCAGCTCTGTGTCCAGCCAACAgcggccaggtgccccagagggcatgaacagaacaaggGTGGATCACTCGACAATCGCGTCACCCATCCCCGGCGCCtgacaaacacaggctag
- the FUZ gene encoding protein fuzzy homolog isoform X4 — MGEEGGSVTLLCLTASSGVPLFCRSMGAPSKHQLPFPVIGSLNGVHMFGANLDVLLTAACTTNTHVVWRVFHNSITLIVLSSEEGASDFALGRLLDNAFSAMVLILGLEELVNVRNIERLKKDLRACYKLIDSFLAPLERSGDLTQCVECVPVPHGAALQECLEAFAGAAESRFGCLLAGGQLALATELWWQLAPQELLLLSWLVASLPPHTARDYPIYLPHGSPTVPHRLLTCQLLPGLEACLICGPSPALHTVENELVPRFWKPLLEPLQACVSPQPHGLPHGTTLPPGVLAFLLIHREQRSSQSSVQPPGSGGEGLSPRCRARALRHFYALVATRYFPWEGSPAPPQEPFQAGFPHRARHCYVVSATHKAYAIHAPQHQLFLLLAPHVPTFALRPLAARTLQRLTGDTAC, encoded by the exons atgggagaggaggggggctcTGTCACCCTGCTCTGCCTCACAGCCAGCAGCGGGGTCCCCCTGTTCTGCCGCAGCATGGGGGCTCCCTCCAAGCACCAG ctgccgTTTCCGGTGATCGGCTCCCTGAATGGGGTGCACATGTTCGGGGCGAACCTGGACGTTCTGCTGACGGCAGCCTGCACCACGAACACCCATGTGGTGTGGAGGGTTTTCCACAACAG CATCACCCTGATCGTCCTGTCATCGGAGGAAGGAGCCAGTGACTTCGCCCTGGGGCGCCTGCTGGACAATGCCTTCAGCGCTATG GTGCTGATCCTGGGCTTGGAGGAGCTGGTGAATGTCCGCAACATTGAACGCCTCAAAAAGGACCTGAGG gcctgcTACAAGCTGATCGACAGCTTCCTGGCACCCCTGGAGCGGAGCGGGGACCTGACGCAGTGTGTGGAGTGTGTCCCTGTGCCCCACGGCGCCGCCTTGCAG GAGTGCCTGGAAGCCTTCGCGGGTGCGGCCGAGAGTCGCTTTGGCTGCCTGCTGGCTGGGGGCCAGCTTGCGCTGGCCACAGAGCTCTGGTGGCAGCTGgccccccaggagctgctgctgctgagctggcTGGTGgcctcactgcccccccacacGGCGCGGGATTACCCCATCTACCTGCCCCACGGCAGCCCCACG GTCCCCCACCGGCTTCTCACCTGCCAGCTGCTGCCCGGCCTGGAGGCCTGCCTGATCTgcgggcccagccctgccctgcacacCGTGGAAAACgag CTGGTGCCACGGTTCTGGAAGCCCCTGCTGGAGCCACTGCAGGCATGTgtgagcccccagccccacggCCTGCCCCATGGCACCACGCTGCCCCCTGGAGTCCTGGC GTTCCTGTTGATCCATCGGGAGCAGAGAAGCAGTCAGAGCTCAGTGCAACCCCCAGGATCGGGGGGGGAGG gccTGTCCCCCAGGTGCCGCGCCCGCGCCCTGCGCCACTTCTACGCCCTGGTCGCCACCCGCTACTTCCCCTGGGAGGGCAGCCCAG CCCCCCCACAGGAGCCTTTCCAGGCCGGCTTCCCACACCGCGCCCGCCACTGCTACGTGGTGAGCGCCACACACAAGGCCTACGCCATCCatgccccccagcaccagctgttCCTGCTCCTGGCGCCTCACGTGCCCACCTTCGCCCTGCGCCCCCTGGCCGCCCGCACCCTGCAGCGCCTCACCGGGGACACTGCCTGCTGA
- the FUZ gene encoding protein fuzzy homolog isoform X3, with protein MGEEGGSVTLLCLTASSGVPLFCRSMGAPSKHQLPFPVIGSLNGVHMFGANLDVLLTAACTTNTHVVWRVFHNSITLIVLSSEEGASDFALGRLLDNAFSAMVLILGLEELVNVRNIERLKKDLRECLEAFAGAAESRFGCLLAGGQLALATELWWQLAPQELLLLSWLVASLPPHTARDYPIYLPHGSPTVPHRLLTCQLLPGLEACLICGPSPALHTVENELVPRFWKPLLEPLQACVSPQPHGLPHGTTLPPGVLAPVPQVPRPRPAPLLRPGRHPLLPLGGQPSPPTGAFPGRLPTPRPPLLRGERHTQGLRHPCPPAPAVPAPGASRAHLRPAPPGRPHPAAPHRGHCLLRRWPGRRRVSSGCSVGLSCVQKTGSDQWPIQLCVQPTAARCPRGHEQNKGGSLDNRVTHPRRLTNTG; from the exons atgggagaggaggggggctcTGTCACCCTGCTCTGCCTCACAGCCAGCAGCGGGGTCCCCCTGTTCTGCCGCAGCATGGGGGCTCCCTCCAAGCACCAG ctgccgTTTCCGGTGATCGGCTCCCTGAATGGGGTGCACATGTTCGGGGCGAACCTGGACGTTCTGCTGACGGCAGCCTGCACCACGAACACCCATGTGGTGTGGAGGGTTTTCCACAACAG CATCACCCTGATCGTCCTGTCATCGGAGGAAGGAGCCAGTGACTTCGCCCTGGGGCGCCTGCTGGACAATGCCTTCAGCGCTATG GTGCTGATCCTGGGCTTGGAGGAGCTGGTGAATGTCCGCAACATTGAACGCCTCAAAAAGGACCTGAGG GAGTGCCTGGAAGCCTTCGCGGGTGCGGCCGAGAGTCGCTTTGGCTGCCTGCTGGCTGGGGGCCAGCTTGCGCTGGCCACAGAGCTCTGGTGGCAGCTGgccccccaggagctgctgctgctgagctggcTGGTGgcctcactgcccccccacacGGCGCGGGATTACCCCATCTACCTGCCCCACGGCAGCCCCACG GTCCCCCACCGGCTTCTCACCTGCCAGCTGCTGCCCGGCCTGGAGGCCTGCCTGATCTgcgggcccagccctgccctgcacacCGTGGAAAACgag CTGGTGCCACGGTTCTGGAAGCCCCTGCTGGAGCCACTGCAGGCATGTgtgagcccccagccccacggCCTGCCCCATGGCACCACGCTGCCCCCTGGAGTCCTGGC gccTGTCCCCCAGGTGCCGCGCCCGCGCCCTGCGCCACTTCTACGCCCTGGTCGCCACCCGCTACTTCCCCTGGGAGGGCAGCCCAG CCCCCCCACAGGAGCCTTTCCAGGCCGGCTTCCCACACCGCGCCCGCCACTGCTACGTGGTGAGCGCCACACACAAGGCCTACGCCATCCatgccccccagcaccagctgttCCTGCTCCTGGCGCCTCACGTGCCCACCTTCGCCCTGCGCCCCCTGGCCGCCCGCACCCTGCAGCGCCTCACCGGGGACACTGCCTGCTGAGACGCTGGCCCGGACGAAGGAGGGTTTCTTCAGGCTGTTCTGTAGGATTATCATGCGTGCAAAAGACTGGGTCCGACCAATGGCCCATCCAGCTCTGTGTCCAGCCAACAgcggccaggtgccccagagggcatgaacagaacaaggGTGGATCACTCGACAATCGCGTCACCCATCCCCGGCGCCtgacaaacacaggctag
- the FUZ gene encoding protein fuzzy homolog isoform X1 codes for MGEEGGSVTLLCLTASSGVPLFCRSMGAPSKHQLPFPVIGSLNGVHMFGANLDVLLTAACTTNTHVVWRVFHNSITLIVLSSEEGASDFALGRLLDNAFSAMVLILGLEELVNVRNIERLKKDLRACYKLIDSFLAPLERSGDLTQCVECVPVPHGAALQECLEAFAGAAESRFGCLLAGGQLALATELWWQLAPQELLLLSWLVASLPPHTARDYPIYLPHGSPTVPHRLLTCQLLPGLEACLICGPSPALHTVENELVPRFWKPLLEPLQACVSPQPHGLPHGTTLPPGVLAPVPQVPRPRPAPLLRPGRHPLLPLGGQPSPPTGAFPGRLPTPRPPLLRGERHTQGLRHPCPPAPAVPAPGASRAHLRPAPPGRPHPAAPHRGHCLLRRWPGRRRVSSGCSVGLSCVQKTGSDQWPIQLCVQPTAARCPRGHEQNKGGSLDNRVTHPRRLTNTG; via the exons atgggagaggaggggggctcTGTCACCCTGCTCTGCCTCACAGCCAGCAGCGGGGTCCCCCTGTTCTGCCGCAGCATGGGGGCTCCCTCCAAGCACCAG ctgccgTTTCCGGTGATCGGCTCCCTGAATGGGGTGCACATGTTCGGGGCGAACCTGGACGTTCTGCTGACGGCAGCCTGCACCACGAACACCCATGTGGTGTGGAGGGTTTTCCACAACAG CATCACCCTGATCGTCCTGTCATCGGAGGAAGGAGCCAGTGACTTCGCCCTGGGGCGCCTGCTGGACAATGCCTTCAGCGCTATG GTGCTGATCCTGGGCTTGGAGGAGCTGGTGAATGTCCGCAACATTGAACGCCTCAAAAAGGACCTGAGG gcctgcTACAAGCTGATCGACAGCTTCCTGGCACCCCTGGAGCGGAGCGGGGACCTGACGCAGTGTGTGGAGTGTGTCCCTGTGCCCCACGGCGCCGCCTTGCAG GAGTGCCTGGAAGCCTTCGCGGGTGCGGCCGAGAGTCGCTTTGGCTGCCTGCTGGCTGGGGGCCAGCTTGCGCTGGCCACAGAGCTCTGGTGGCAGCTGgccccccaggagctgctgctgctgagctggcTGGTGgcctcactgcccccccacacGGCGCGGGATTACCCCATCTACCTGCCCCACGGCAGCCCCACG GTCCCCCACCGGCTTCTCACCTGCCAGCTGCTGCCCGGCCTGGAGGCCTGCCTGATCTgcgggcccagccctgccctgcacacCGTGGAAAACgag CTGGTGCCACGGTTCTGGAAGCCCCTGCTGGAGCCACTGCAGGCATGTgtgagcccccagccccacggCCTGCCCCATGGCACCACGCTGCCCCCTGGAGTCCTGGC gccTGTCCCCCAGGTGCCGCGCCCGCGCCCTGCGCCACTTCTACGCCCTGGTCGCCACCCGCTACTTCCCCTGGGAGGGCAGCCCAG CCCCCCCACAGGAGCCTTTCCAGGCCGGCTTCCCACACCGCGCCCGCCACTGCTACGTGGTGAGCGCCACACACAAGGCCTACGCCATCCatgccccccagcaccagctgttCCTGCTCCTGGCGCCTCACGTGCCCACCTTCGCCCTGCGCCCCCTGGCCGCCCGCACCCTGCAGCGCCTCACCGGGGACACTGCCTGCTGAGACGCTGGCCCGGACGAAGGAGGGTTTCTTCAGGCTGTTCTGTAGGATTATCATGCGTGCAAAAGACTGGGTCCGACCAATGGCCCATCCAGCTCTGTGTCCAGCCAACAgcggccaggtgccccagagggcatgaacagaacaaggGTGGATCACTCGACAATCGCGTCACCCATCCCCGGCGCCtgacaaacacaggctag